Proteins from a genomic interval of Spiroplasma diminutum CUAS-1:
- a CDS encoding alpha,alpha-phosphotrehalase, whose amino-acid sequence MRNEFIYQIFPQTFYEIGNSGIGNIKGIISKLDYLKDLGITRIWISPVTKSPFKDSGYDVQDYCEIDEKFGDMKDFEVLVLEAKKRNLKIIIDIVFNHTSNKHEWFKRALNNEEKYMNYYIFKDPIDGKEPTNWKSKMGGSCWEYVPKLNKYYLHLFTKEQPDLNWENKELQKKFIEILNFWREKGVDGFRLDVCNLYSKPKVYENDLFGDGRGFYTDGEHIEEYFKMLNINVFSKDKEIFTVGEVSSTTKEKSLRYAKTENEQLDSIFTFLHLKVDYKDNNKWSNMKPDLNSFWELQKEWQTCFQNNNSTLALFMNNHDQPRAISRFGDTINFWYESATSIFAFTSLMRGIPFIYQGEEIGMTNLNFESISDFKDIESIGNAKDLLNTLSEEEVLNILRAKSRDNARSVMQWDNTENSGFSKTKDLKLFLNENYKRINVQSQIKDRNSVLSFYKKVIKLRLTDNLYCDGNINFFKEQEYSYSRTLNNRKAIIITNWNNYDINLNLEIKRNEWKIILNNYDDFNFNLIKPYQVIVLERNIK is encoded by the coding sequence ATGAGAAATGAATTTATTTATCAAATATTTCCACAAACATTTTACGAAATAGGAAATAGTGGTATAGGAAATATTAAAGGTATTATATCAAAACTTGATTATTTAAAAGATCTTGGAATTACAAGAATATGAATTTCTCCTGTAACAAAATCTCCATTTAAAGATAGTGGATATGATGTTCAGGACTATTGTGAAATTGATGAAAAATTTGGAGATATGAAAGATTTTGAAGTTCTTGTTTTGGAAGCAAAAAAGAGAAACCTTAAAATAATAATTGATATAGTATTTAATCATACTTCAAATAAGCATGAATGATTTAAAAGAGCACTTAATAATGAAGAAAAATATATGAATTATTATATTTTTAAAGATCCGATTGATGGTAAAGAGCCAACTAATTGAAAAAGTAAAATGGGAGGGTCATGTTGAGAATATGTTCCTAAATTGAATAAGTATTATTTACATTTATTTACAAAAGAGCAGCCAGATTTAAACTGAGAAAATAAAGAGCTTCAAAAAAAATTTATAGAGATTTTAAATTTCTGAAGAGAAAAAGGTGTTGATGGATTTAGATTAGATGTTTGTAATTTATATAGTAAACCCAAAGTATATGAAAATGATTTATTTGGTGATGGTAGAGGTTTTTATACAGATGGAGAACATATAGAAGAATATTTTAAAATGCTCAATATAAATGTTTTTAGTAAAGATAAGGAAATATTTACTGTTGGAGAGGTTTCTTCAACTACTAAGGAAAAATCTTTAAGATATGCAAAAACTGAAAATGAGCAGTTAGATTCAATATTTACATTTTTACATTTAAAAGTAGACTATAAAGATAACAATAAATGAAGTAATATGAAACCTGATTTAAATTCATTTTGGGAACTTCAAAAAGAATGGCAAACATGTTTTCAAAATAATAATTCTACACTTGCTTTATTTATGAATAATCATGATCAACCAAGAGCTATTTCAAGGTTTGGAGACACAATTAATTTTTGATATGAAAGTGCAACATCAATATTTGCATTTACTTCTTTAATGAGAGGTATTCCCTTTATATATCAAGGAGAAGAAATTGGTATGACAAATTTAAATTTTGAATCAATTTCAGATTTTAAGGATATAGAGTCAATTGGAAATGCTAAGGATTTATTGAATACATTAAGTGAAGAAGAAGTTCTTAATATTTTAAGAGCAAAATCAAGAGATAATGCTAGAAGTGTAATGCAATGAGATAATACTGAAAATTCTGGTTTCTCAAAAACAAAAGATTTAAAGTTATTTTTAAATGAAAACTATAAAAGAATAAATGTTCAATCTCAAATAAAAGATAGAAATTCAGTATTAAGTTTTTATAAAAAAGTAATTAAATTAAGATTAACAGATAATTTATACTGTGATGGAAATATTAATTTTTTCAAAGAACAAGAATATAGTTATAGTAGAACTTTAAATAATAGAAAAGCAATTATTATTACAAATTGAAATAATTATGATATAAATTTAAATTTAGAAATTAAAAGAAATGAATGAAAAATTATATTAAATAATTATGATGATTTTAATTTTAACTTAATTAAACCTTATCAAGTAATTGTTTTGGAAAGGAATATAAAATAA